AAGGGGTAAATCATGTATCAATCAACTTTCAATATAAAGGCTAAAGCACCCTTTGATTTTGATCTTAGTTGCAGGATATTTGCCAGTGGGGATAAAAATATAAAAAAGTATGCCAATAATCGCTTCTGGCAGGCTTTCACCATCAAAGATAAAACAATACTCCTGTACATTGAATCTGTGGGATCAGTTAATGATCCTGAACTCAAGGTTAGTGTAGAATCCGATACGGAACTCTCCCCAGATATTTTAAATTCAGTTCCACCAGTTGTTTACCAGATTTTTAACCTGGGATTGGATCTTCATCATTTCTATGAGCAGGTAAAATCAGATCCTGTATTATCACCTATCATTGGCAGACTTTACGGTCTTAAAAATCCTTCCACACCCACATTATTCGAGGCACTGGTGGATTCCATCATAGAACAGCAGATATCTCTTAAAGCAGCCCATAGTATAGAAAACCGTTTGATAAAATATGTGGGAAGGTCAGTTCCTCTTTATGGTCAGGATTATTATTCCTACCCTTCACCCGAAGATTTAACAGATTTGGATCTTGAAAAACTTCGCAATTGTGGTTTAAGCCATAAAAAAGCAGAGTATATTCATGACCTGGCCCTTGACATTGTGCAAAAAGATGTCAACCTGCAATCCATTGAAAAGATGAACACCACCACTGAAATGGTAGAAGAGTTGACCCAAATCAGGGGTATTGGTGTTTGGACCGCTGAAATGGCACTACTTAGGGGATTGTGCCGATTGGATGCTATTCCTGCCGATGATATCAGTCTGCAGAGGGTCATTGGAAATGTTTATAGAGCGGACGAAAAATTATCATCAGAAGCAGTCCGGGAAATTGCCAGTTCATGGGGAAAATGGAAGGGCTTGGCGAGTTATTATTTGATTGTTGCAGAGTTAATGAAATTCTGAGTAGCTAAAATATTAAACTTATGAACATTAACAATCTGACTGTATTCAAGAAAATATTTCAACAACCAGCACTTTACAACCACAATTATCCATAAACGTTATATATTATATTAATCTAGTTCATTTATGGATTTAAATTCTAAAAATGTTTGTATTGTTACCCTTTTTGTTTCTGTTGTCTTGTTTATTTTTATGGTAGGTTATGTGTGGCATTTTACTGTTGATGATGCATTTATATCCTTTAGATATAGTGAACATTTGGCTAATGGATTTGGATTAGTATGGGATATTGGTCAACCACCCGTTGAGGGTTATACTAATTTTTTATGGGTTTTAATAATAGCATTTTTATTTCTACTGAAATTAGATCCTGTATTTTTAACAAAAATTATTGGTTTATTATCGGTTTTAGGAATTATTATTCTATTTTGGCTCATTACTAACGATATTTTTAAAGATATTAAAAATAAGTCAATCGCATTTACAGTTAGTACTACTTTTCTTCTTATTAATCCTTACACTGCTATTCATGCTGTTTCTGGATTGGAAACTATGTTATTTGCATTTTTATTATTGGGAGTGATGTATAGCGCATGGAAAATCCTTATATCTCCTAATTCAAAGTTCATTTGGTTCTTTGCATTTACAGCACTTTTATTAAGTTTAACAAGACCAGAAGGAATGCTAGTATCATTAGGGTTGATATTCTCAATTATTATCATTACCTACAAAAAGAACAATAATTCAATAAAACTTACTTCTTATCTACCTGTTTTGATTTTATATTTAATCCCTATTGTTATTTATAATGTTTTTCGTATTTTTTACTTCCATGGATTATTCCCATTGTCTTTTTTAGCTAAAATGGTCCATTCAAACACTTATCCCCTGTATTTCTTAATAGCTTTAATTTATTTAATACCATTTGTAATCATCATATTAATTTCATTGTACTTAATAAATCAAAAGATTGATACCAATAAAAATCAACTGAAAACAAATTTTAAGTATTTTTTACTTATTTTAGGCGTAACTTTATTCTTTGCAATTATAGTATATGTTTACACTCCCAACATTAATTTTGCCCAGAGATTTTTTTATCCTTCATTTGTACTGATTTATGCAGCATTTGGAATTGCAATCAACATATTATTCAATGAAATAGGAAAGAATAAAACAAATATAAAATCAGCAAAAAATACCAGAATTATATTTTCTTCAGTCATAATTTTGACCCTTCTTGTATTCACAAATTTTATTGGAGTAAATGAACTTGTAGACCAGCATAATTATGGTGATAGTTTAAATAATGCACATATTCCTCTAGGAAAAACTCTTAGTTCTTTCTCTGAAGATAATTATACTATTTTTTGCGGTGATGCAGGTTCCATTGCGTATTATTCTGGATGGAATCTTTTAGATGGGTTGAATGATAAATTTATAGCACAAAATGGAGTAACAACCGAATATTTAAAAGAAAAACATCCTGAACTCGTTATTTTTATTTCATATAATCAATCGATTGATTGGACTAATCCCCCTATAGCAGAGGAAAAATATGTCTTAGAAAATAATTATACACAATTAAGTCCGATTAAATTTAATGATAATTATTATTTAATACCTTTTTTAAAACCTAACATCAAAGATTATAATTTAATAAAAATTTCAATTGAAAATGTCGCTAAAGAATCCACATAAACATCAGTGTGAAAGTTTTTAATAGTCTCAAAAAACATGTTTGTCTTGGGAAGTTTTTTGAATTCTATTAATTGGCTATTTTCTGTTGAATAAATCAATTTGAATATATCTTCTAAATCTAGAAGATTGTGAATTGCAAATTTATATTATTATAAAAAATTTTTCTTTGTGTTTTAAACCACTTTTATTCATTTTTCTAGATATAAATCCATATTAAATTGAATTTGGTCAGAAAAAGAATGATTTTAGCGAAATAGCAAAGAAACTAGAAAAAATACAATATAACTTGAAAATGGCAAAAAATGTTAACATTTTATATTTTGAATCTGAAGAGATGGATAGTGTCCAGGAGAAACTAGAATCTCTCAATTGTAGATTTGTTCATAAAACCAGGGTTCAACCGTGGGGGCAGAGGGTTTTACGTTTTTATGACCCTGATGGTTACATCATCGAGGTGGGCGAACCTCTGGAATTCGTGGTGAGGAGATTTGCAGGACAGGGTTTTTCCACAGAAGAGATCGCAGAAAGGTGTTCTGTGCCTTTAGAGTTTGTTAAAAGGACATTGTGAATAACTTGTCAGTTAAAAAGAAGAAGTATTTAAGTAACAGATTAATTTGTAAGTAACAGATGATTTGAATAATTTGATTCTTTTGTAATTTTAGAAAAAATTTTGTAATTTAGAAAAAAGGAAAAAGTTGATTAAAAATCCTTTTTTAAAGGAACATTAGTCAATTTTGATTTCAGTTCCTTCTTCTTTTTCCTGTTTGGGTATTTCTACCTTGAGTATTCCATTTTCGAATTTGGCTTGGGCCTCTTCAACTATGACCTTTTTGGGTAGGCGTACTGTTCTACGTATGTATCCACTCTTACGATCAGAGAGGGTTACATAAGTTCCCCCCATTTTATGTTCAAAATCGAATTTGGCCTTGACTTTCAGCTTGTTTTCAGTGAGTTTAAGGTTGATATTTTCCTTTTCAATACCTGGAAGCACGATGTTAACAATTACACTATCGTCTGTTTCAATAATGTCTTTCCCTGGTAGGAATGTGTAGTCAACAATGGATTTTTCAATATCAAACCGCATTTTATCCACGGTTCTAGAGGTATCTTCCAGCATATCCTTTACTATTTCTTTCATATCCTCAATACTATCCTTTTTATGCATCTTTTTCACCTCATTTTTGAGTCATTATAATTTATGATTTAATAAAAATATATAATTTTCTATGTCATGTAATTATGAACCCGGTATGTTTAGAGGGTTATTAATGATTTAAAGAGAAATAATTGGAAAAAAATAAAATAGATGAAAACAGGGTTATTTCATTTGTCTTAAGGGTAAATTTATACTATTAAAATGCGATCACGAACATATGACCCGAATATGCCACCAATGGACCCGATTATCCCGTTAAGCATTATTCCCACTATTATTCCAGAGTATCCCATTTCCATCATGGATGATCCCAGCTCCCCTGGTGATGAAGCCATTAAAAGCATGGCACTGATGAAGACTATGCCAGTTATTACAGCAACCAGTGCACCATGTATAGCTCCCTGAGCCACGTCATCACCAACACGATAACCCACTATGAATGTGGCTATTAAGAATCCGGCAAACGATCCTGGGCTCCCTAAAAATAAACCCAGTGATATGCTTAAGAATAAAGCTAAAATCAATCCCAATACTATTTCAAATAGATTAAATCTCAATTTAATACAACACCCATATAACACACATTACAATTTCATTGTTCAACACCAACACACATTATAATCTTCTTATGAATGAAACAACCAAAGCTATGGCTAGAGCTGCACCTATAATGAATATAATTATCCCCACTGTTGAGAACCCAATTCCTGGCATTGGCATTCCTTTATCTGTCTGTAAAATGAGGGAAGAACCAATTATAAGTGAAGATACAATCAGGGCCAGGGCAACACGGTTGGTTATCTTCTCCAAGTGAGATGAGAATTCATCCAGTTCTTTGTGTTCAATTTCCATCTTGATCTTCCCATCCTCAAACCGGAGAAAAATCCGATTTATGGTCTCAGGAAGGTCTTTGAGTAAATGTTCCAGTTCAAAGAGGTACCGGGTCTGATAATCTGCCAGACGAAGGGGGTTTAAGCGACGGGCGATCATCTTCCTTATCAATGGTTGGGCCACTTCAATACCATTGAATTCAGGGTTCAATTGGCGCCCCAGGTCTTCTGCCATGCTCAACACCCTTCCCAGTAAAATAAAATCACGAGGGAGTTTGATCTTGTTTTTAACCATCACCCCCGGCATACTGAACTCATTAATCATACCCCCAATATCCTGAATCTGTGCCCCATAAAAACGATCTAAAAGATCCATAAGATCATATTTAAGTGTTTCCAGGTTAGTTTCATCATCAATCAGACGCATATACATCATTTGATTTATTAGTCCCTTAACATCGTATTTAACTGTGAATATGAACAATTCGGCAAGGTTTTCTCGAAAATCTCTCTCCAGATTTCCAGTCATTCCAAAATCAACAAAACACAAACGGTTACCAGGTAAAACCATAAGATTCCCAGGGTGTGGGTCCGCATGGAAAAATCCATAATCAAATATCTGTTTAAAGTAGCATTCAGTACCTAATTCTGCTATGACCTTTCCATCAACTTCCATATCTGATTCCAGGGCTTCACTGATCTTAACCCCTTCAATGTATTCCATGGTGAGAACCTTGCTGGTGGATTGCTGCGGGTAAACTTCAGGGGCCTGGATACGTGAATCATCTTCAAACATTGCACGGAATCGTTCAATGTTACGGGCTTCATGGGAAAAATCAAGTTCCTTGAAGATAACCCTTTCAAATTCATCCACAATTCCCGGGAGGTTGTAATATTTAAGGGATCCTACGCGTTTATCTGCCTGTTTGGCCAGGTAACGCATGATTACAATATCCTGTTCTATGCGTTTTGTGATGTCTTTTTTTTTAACTTTGACCGCTACTTCAGTACCATCAGGAAGTTTAGCACGGTGGACTTGGGCAATAGAAGCAGAAGCTAATGGTTCTTCATTAAAATCAGAAAATAGTTCTTCAAGTGGGAGGTCCAGATCATCTTCAATCACATCTTTTATGGATTCAAAGGTTACTGGAGGGAGGCTATCCTGGAGTTTGGTGAGTTCATCAGCAATGTCTTTACCCACCAGATCCGGCCGGGTGCTTAGAACCTGCCCCAGTTTGATGAAGGTGGTTCCCAGTTCCTGTAGGACCATTCGAAACCTTTCAGGAGCTGTGCTATCCAGTTCATCATCATCTTCTCGGGAAAGTATGGAAGGTACTCGGAATCCACTGCGGATACCTAACTTTATCAGTGTGTTACCAAAACGATATTTGACCATTACTCCCAATATTTCCCTTAAACGTTTGATGTCAGGGTTCTTATTTTCGCCTAAGCGATTATTCATAAGATTAATTTGAGCCTTTTTATCATATATTTTTTTCTTCAATTATGAAAATCAGAAAGTTTTATTTCTCCTTAATGTAAATATTAATTGGGGGATTAATCATTAAAGATTACTCTAAATACATGTGGATAACAGCAGTTGCTTTGGTGATTGTTGCTTTTTTTGTGGCCAATATTAACATTAGTTCGGAAATGGCCAGTATTTCTGCTTTATTCATAATTATCTTAGCCATTCCCTCCTTTATAGCTATGATAATATGGTTGGGTTGGAAGAAGGGATTAATCAGCATCATCATTCTCAGTATTTACACCTTAAGCATTGAAACCTTCGCCATCATAACTGGTTTTCCTACTCATCATTCCATTACACTGAACTTATTGGAATGAAATTATTTGGTTTAACACCATTCACTCTCCCCTTTGCTTATGTGCCACTGTTTATGGGATGTATTTATCTGGCAAACCAGTACTGGCAAAAAGATTTACCCTACTGGCGAAACATACTAAAACTAGTTATAATTATTGCTTTACTGGTTTTAACTGCTGATTTAATATTAGACCCTGCTGCAGTGTCCCTTAACTTCTGGGTTTATGAATACATGGGTATTTTTTATGGTGTGCCCCTCCAGAACTTCTTAGGATGGATCCTCACCGGGATAATTGCAGCGTTAATTGGTTTATTACTCTTCAAAAAAGAGTTGATAAGTCTAAAAATCCCTGCATTATCATCCAGCCTCTTCCTGATAATCAGTTTCTGGACTGCAGTATGCCTTTATCGTCAGTTATGGTTACCGGGCATAATTGGAGTATTATTCGTTATTTTCATCTTGAACAAAACCAAAGGAAAAGTGGGAGACTTCGAGTTAATCAAATAAAAAAAACATTAAAGAATATTCCATTAGAACTTTTGATAAGGATAATTCAAATGTTAAAAATTATGGTCAAAAAATATAAATCAATTAGAATGATGAAAATAACCAGTGATGGAACTGTGTAATTCACCAGTTTAGTTGCTTTATCCATGAAGGACGTTCGCTTTGTAAAAGCATAAACCCCTGTAAACAAGGGAAGAAATGATAATAACATTAATATTTGAAAGTTGATGTTGTTATATAATCCAGTGAATGATAATAATAAGAAAGAAGTAGTTCCAACTATCCCGGCCAAGAATATTATTGCAAAACCCATTTTTCTCCCATATTTTACTATGAAAGTGTTTTTACCTCCTTTTTTATCTCCCTCCAAATCTGGTATTTCCACACTCAGGATAAAAAAGCCCATATAAATCATGAATGGAACTGAGAATAAGAGAATTTTCAAATCCAAAAATCCGGTGATGGCCACATATCCCAATGAAGGAATAATAAGTCCACTTAAAGCGGTTGATATTTCTCCTAAACCCCTGTAAGCGAACTTAAGTGGTGGTGCAGAATAGTACCAGGCCATGAAGTTCCCTAAAAGTGCTATCAACAGGAAAGCTAGGGAAGAATAGATATAGGTGAAAATAAGAGCTATTGATATGGAGATGAGTATCAGAAGAATAGCAAATCTTCTGGCAAAGGGTTTAAGCTCTGGATTTTCAACCAGGACCCCACTTCCACCAGTGAATCGGGTGGGCAGGTTGTAGTGGTCCACCATGAAATCCCAGTAATCATTGCTGTATGAAACTGAAAGGTGGGCAGGGAGTAAAACAGCGTATCCCAGGATGAAACGATCCCATGAGAATTGATTGTTTAAAATAACTGCCAATAATGTACCGGTAGTAAAACACAGAAATCCAAAAAAGAGGAACTGAAAACGACCCAATTTAATAATTAATTTTATCCTATTTAAATCCATGGCCCATTCCACCCCCAAATTTATACTTATTATGTTTTAAAGATTTAAAAGGGTTAACATCATTTCCAGTAACATTTAAGGAATTATTTATTATTTTTTTTCATATTTTTGAGTATTTGACAAAAACTGGAATATTCCTGGTTTAGTAATATTATTATTTATAGAATAACTGAACATAATTATATTAAATGTAAACTATTCTAAATTTCTAGCATCGAAAAAAAATACAATAAAAATATCTGGTGAAGATATCATGAAAGTATTGATTGTAGGAGCTGGATTTGGGGGGCTATCAGCAGCCGCTTTACTGGCAAAAGATGGATATCAGGTAACTGTCATTGAGAAAAATGAAGGACCTGGTGGAAGAGCTAGTGTTTATAGTGACCATGGCTTTTATTTTGATATGGGACCATCATGGTATTTGATGCCTGATGTCTTTGAACATTTTTATGCAAACTTTGACCTGAAACCAGAGGACTTATTCCAGCTGGAGAAGTTAGACCCATCTTACCGTGTTTTTTTTGATGATACTAACATTGTAGATATTTCCTCTGACCTGGAGAAAAATTACCAGTTATTTGACAGTCTGGAAGAAGGGGGTGCTGAAAAACTCAAGGAATACCTTGCATCAGCCGAAGAACTTTACGATCATTCAGTTAAAGAAATGCTGTATCGAGATTATACCTCAGTTCTGGATTTTTTAAACGGTAAACTATTACTAAGCGGCATCAGGATGAACATTCTGGAAAACTTAGAACATTACGTTAACCGCAAGTTCTCCAGTGATGAAGCCCGTAAAATCGTCCAGTACTCCATTGGATTTTTAGGAAGTTCACCTAAGAAAACTCCATCACTTTACCATATCATGTCTCACATCGATTTAACCCTGGGGGTTTGGTATCCTCAGGGAGGTATCAGAGAGGTGGCCCGTACTATGATGGAACTGGCCCAGACATATGGTGCTCTATTCAAGTTCAATGAACCAGTTGAACTTTTAGAAGTTCACGAAAAACATGTTAAAAGGGTCATAACCAGTAAAGAGGTTTACGAACCAGACATAGTTATTGTTAATGCTGATTATGCTCATTCAGAACTGGATCTTCTTACTGAAGAAAACCAGACTTATGATGAGGATTACTGGGAGAAACGAGTTCTGGCACCTTCAGCACTGGTGGCATATGTGGGTATTGACCGGGAGATGGAAAACCTGGTACACCACAACCTTTTCCTGGACAAAGACTGGGCAGAAGGTTTTGACACCCTGTTTGACCCTAAACAGGCAAAGTGGCCCGAAAATCCTTCATATTATGTTAACATACCATCCAAAACTGATAAAACCGCTGCACCCCCAGGTTCAGATACCCTATTCATTCTGGTCCCCCTGGCCCCTGGAATTGAAGACACCACTAAAAAAAGGGAACAACTATACAACAAGATCATGGATGATTTAGAGACTAAAACTGGGGAAAATATAAGGGACCACATTGTGGTTAAACGAATATTCGCATTGGAAGACTTCAAAGAAAGGTACAATGCCTACAAGGGAACTGCACTTGGATTATCCCACACTCTCATGCAAACCGCACTCTTCCGACCTGCACATAAAAGTAAGAAGGTGGAGAATCTTTACTACTCAGGGCAATTCACCCATCCTGGAATCGGAGTCCCCATGACTTTGATATCCTCTGAAATCGTTGCCCAGGAAATAAACCAAAGATACGGTTGAAAATACATGACAAGCCAAACTAATAGGATTAATAAGACTATCTACTCCATATTCAAAAAAGGTAGTAAAACCTATTACTATAGTACTATTTTTTTCCCTAAAAAGGTGAAACGTGACGTTTTCATCCTTTACAGCTTCTTAAGAAAGGCCGATGACTATGTGGACCAGGTTCCCCAGGATAGTGAGGGTTTCTACCAGTTCCGTGAACTTTATTACCAGGCCAAAGAGGGTATAAAGACTGGAAACATAATTACAGATTCATTTGCGGACCTTGCCCGGCGTAAAAACTTTGAAGATAAATGGATTGACGCATTCCTTGCATCCATGGCCATGGACATCACCAGATCAACTTACCCAGATATGAATGAACTTTTAACCTATTTATATGGTTCATCAGAAGTTGTGGGACTTTTCATGGCCAGGATAATGGATTTACCTGAAGAATCTTTCCCTGCTGCCCGTCACCTGGGCCGTGCCATGCAGTACATTAACTTCATAAGGGATATTGCTGAAGACATAAAACTGGGAAGAACATATTTCCCCCAGAATGACCTGGAAGAGTTCAATCTTACCAGTTTGGATGAAAAACAGACCAAAAGTAACCCTGAGGAATTTAGAGGATTTATGCATAAACAGTTAGAAATCTATAAATCATGGCAGAAAACAGCAGAGAGTGGTTTCCATTACATTCCATATCGTTACCTGATCCCCATTAAAACTGCTTCAGATATGTACAAATGGACCGCCAGGCAGATAGAGATAGATCCCTTTGTGGTTTACCAGAGAAAGGTCAAACCATCTGCACCTAAAATTGTATCCAATATTTTCACAAACTCCATAAAACTCAGTTTAAATTAAAGTGAGTTAATGGGATATCTGGATTTAATTAAAAATCATGAATTCCAATGATCTGGGAAATAAATCCTAATCATCTGAAAAATCCTAATCATAAAAAATCCTAATCATCTGGAAAATAAATACAATGGACCTAGATGCCTTATGAACATCTTAACATTTATTTTTAAAATATCTAGGTTCCGTTTCTGGATCTATACTGGTGGAACATATGTTGTAGGTTACGCCCTGGGTTTTAGTGTTTTTGGAGATTTTCTTCGACCAGAATATTATCTCTATCTTTTTTATTTCTTTTTCCCAGCTAACATTTTTATTTATGGAGTTAACGATTACTGGGATGAAGATACTGATAAGTTAAACCCTAAAAAAGATGAAAAAGAACATAGAGTATCGGTTATAGAACGTAAAAAGCTTTTAAATGTTATTATATTGGTAACTGGTTTCAGTTTAATTCTAATGATTTTCCAGGATAATGTAGAGAGAATCATATTCACTGGTTTCCTGTTCTTATCCTACTTTTACAGTGCAAAACCACTTCGTTTTAAAGATAAACCATTTTTAGATTTTGTTTCCAATTATCTTTACATCATGCCGGGAATATTCGCATATTACTTGGCATCAAACACTATTCCCCCCCTAATTTATATGTTCGGGGCTTTTCTCCATATATCAGCCATGCACATATTTTCAGCTATCCCTGACATAAAATACGATCGGAAAGCAGGAATAAACACCACCCCTGTGTTCATAGGGGCTAATTCTGCCCTTTGGTTGTGTCTGGTTTTCTGGATGGGTTTATCATTAATAGTTATTTACCTAACAGATTTTTTCCCTCTCAGCTTTTTAGTATTTCTTTATCCATTATTTCCACTGTTACTCCTGATTAAAAAGGATTGGAGTATTGATGATCTTTACTGGTACCTCCCCTACGTTAACACTGCACTGGGAGGTTTATTATTCACGTCACTGGTGGTTTACAAGCTCGTATTCATTTAAATAACCTTACAAAATGTTGATTTCTGAAAAAAAGTTGTATTTAAGCATGCAAATGAATGAAAATGAATCGTGCAAACAATAGGAATTAAAATTCCGCAAAGGGGGTTTTATATGAAGAATGTAATAATTGTTGGTGCTGGCTTCGGAGGCATTTCATCCGCAGCTCTGCTAGCCAAGAATGGGTTTCAGGTTACAGTTCTGGAGAAAAATGAATCACCAGGTGGAAGGTCCAGTGTTTACTCTGAAAAAGGTTTTTTCTTTGACATGGGGCCCTCCTGGTATCTCATGCCTGATGTCTATGAAAATTTTTACAGTGAGTTTGATCAAAAAGCCGAGGATTTCTTCTTACTGAAAAAACTGGATCCATCATATCGTATATTCAGCTACGATGAGGCGGTTTATGATCTATCTGCAAACCCGGAAAAAAATTATCAACTCTTTGAAAGCTTCGAACCCGGTGGTGGGGAGAAATTAAAGGAATATCTGAAGTCTTCCCGTGAATTGTACGAGTTTTCCATTAAGGAAATGCTCTATAAGGATTACAATTCAATTTTGGATCTTCTGAGTGGTAAACTGCTCCTGAAATCATTAAAGCTTCATTTATGGGAGAATCTGGAGGATTATATTAACCAACAATTTGAGAGTGATCAGGCCCGGAAGATCTTAAAGTACGCCATTGGATTCCTAGGAGGTGCTCCCCAGAACACCCCCTCATTTTATCACTTGGTAAGCCATGCGGATCTGACCATGGGTGTCTGGTATCCTCAGGGAGGTATGAGGAAAGTAGTAAAAACATTATATGAACTTGCCCAATCCTACGGTGCCGTTTTTAGATTTGATGAACCAGTGGAGAAACTTGAAATACAAGATAAACTGGTGAAAAAAGTGGTGACCAGTGAAGGTTCGTATGCACCGGATTTAGTTATAGTCACCGCTGATTATCCTCATTCTGAGCTGGATCTTCTCACCCCGGACCATCAGACTTACAGTCAAAAGTACTGGGAAAAGAGGACTATTTCTCCATCGGCAATGGTGGTTTATCTGGGTGTGGATATAAAGGTGGGTAAATTAATCCATCACAACTTGTTTTTGAACAAGGACTGGGAAACAGGTTTTGACTATATTTTTGACCCTGAAAAAGCAGAATGGCCAGAAGACCCCTCGTATTATGTTAACGTGCCATCCAAGACTGATGAAAGTGCAGCTCCCCCGGGTTCGGATACCCTCTACTTGTTAATACCACTGGCCCCTGGAATGGTGGATACCCCTGAATTGAGGGAAACCCTATATAACCATATCCTGGATGACCTGGAAAGTAAGATCAAACTTAATATCCGGGACCATGTTCAGGTTAAGAAATTATTCGCAATCAATGATTTTAAAGAAAGGTACAATGCATATAAAGGAACTGCATTTGGTTTAACCCATACTTTAAGACAAACTGCCCTTTGGAGACCAGCCCACTTGAGTAAAAAGGCTGAAAATCTTTACTATTCGGGACAGTATACCCATCCAGGTATAGGTGTTCCTATGGTTATGGTATCATCTCAGATAATAGTTCAGGACATCATGAAAAGAAGGGATTTAATGAAAGATAGGAATTAAAAAAAGATAAGGAGTTGATATAGATAGGAATAATGAAAGGAGAGGGATATTCACATTAAATCAAATGAAGTTAGTTTGCTTTGGAAACCAAAACCTTATCAATATGGTGGCCATCCATATCTACTATTTCAAAATTAAGATTCCCAGACTGGAATGATTCTCCAGTATCGGGTATTTTACCTAAATAATCCAAGATGAACCCACCTAATGTTATGTAAACTCCCATCTCTTCACCAGGTAAATTTTCAACGTTTAATATGCTCTTGAATT
The sequence above is a segment of the Methanobacterium formicicum DSM 3637 genome. Coding sequences within it:
- a CDS encoding prenyltransferase; translated protein: MNILTFIFKISRFRFWIYTGGTYVVGYALGFSVFGDFLRPEYYLYLFYFFFPANIFIYGVNDYWDEDTDKLNPKKDEKEHRVSVIERKKLLNVIILVTGFSLILMIFQDNVERIIFTGFLFLSYFYSAKPLRFKDKPFLDFVSNYLYIMPGIFAYYLASNTIPPLIYMFGAFLHISAMHIFSAIPDIKYDRKAGINTTPVFIGANSALWLCLVFWMGLSLIVIYLTDFFPLSFLVFLYPLFPLLLLIKKDWSIDDLYWYLPYVNTALGGLLFTSLVVYKLVFI
- a CDS encoding NAD(P)/FAD-dependent oxidoreductase gives rise to the protein MKNVIIVGAGFGGISSAALLAKNGFQVTVLEKNESPGGRSSVYSEKGFFFDMGPSWYLMPDVYENFYSEFDQKAEDFFLLKKLDPSYRIFSYDEAVYDLSANPEKNYQLFESFEPGGGEKLKEYLKSSRELYEFSIKEMLYKDYNSILDLLSGKLLLKSLKLHLWENLEDYINQQFESDQARKILKYAIGFLGGAPQNTPSFYHLVSHADLTMGVWYPQGGMRKVVKTLYELAQSYGAVFRFDEPVEKLEIQDKLVKKVVTSEGSYAPDLVIVTADYPHSELDLLTPDHQTYSQKYWEKRTISPSAMVVYLGVDIKVGKLIHHNLFLNKDWETGFDYIFDPEKAEWPEDPSYYVNVPSKTDESAAPPGSDTLYLLIPLAPGMVDTPELRETLYNHILDDLESKIKLNIRDHVQVKKLFAINDFKERYNAYKGTAFGLTHTLRQTALWRPAHLSKKAENLYYSGQYTHPGIGVPMVMVSSQIIVQDIMKRRDLMKDRN
- a CDS encoding phytoene/squalene synthase family protein, with product MTSQTNRINKTIYSIFKKGSKTYYYSTIFFPKKVKRDVFILYSFLRKADDYVDQVPQDSEGFYQFRELYYQAKEGIKTGNIITDSFADLARRKNFEDKWIDAFLASMAMDITRSTYPDMNELLTYLYGSSEVVGLFMARIMDLPEESFPAARHLGRAMQYINFIRDIAEDIKLGRTYFPQNDLEEFNLTSLDEKQTKSNPEEFRGFMHKQLEIYKSWQKTAESGFHYIPYRYLIPIKTASDMYKWTARQIEIDPFVVYQRKVKPSAPKIVSNIFTNSIKLSLN